In Tachypleus tridentatus isolate NWPU-2018 chromosome 7, ASM421037v1, whole genome shotgun sequence, a genomic segment contains:
- the LOC143255258 gene encoding uncharacterized protein LOC143255258 isoform X1, whose protein sequence is MTSHDAPSCRAMLGLQSNNPEPNRRFMPRVPTFGGPLHALAMMYPEFQHRPPPPSYQASMQEYRLRLLLLDRQQGAAPSSSTVSPPPTYRSHPSTLQRQPLNLVERENSRPPSYRSRTSTGRPLWTSSDILESRQNGSGAIQAETSHSPKASLSLSFLSHEFMHSCHSRPTDLTVSSQIAQTVTTSSGQDRSCANRRSLVTQMGSQISTNQTVCKRNEQNIRKSMDVNRVTIVQTTDSSQVVTQDAVIVSVNGSHLAISCANHGDVQILTHI, encoded by the exons ATGACATCACACGACGCCCCTTCGTGTCGAGCAATGTTAGGCTTACAGTCAAATAATCCAGAGCCCAACAGAAGGTTTATGCCACGAGTGCCCACTTTCGGCGGACCACTTCATGCTTTAG CTATGATGTATCCAGAGTTTCAACATCGGCCCCCTCCCCCTTCTTATCAAGCTTCCATGCAAGAATATCGCCTAAGACTACTTCTACTAGACCGTCAACAAGGGGCAGCACCATCATCGTCCACAGTTTCACCACCTCCAACATATCGCTCACACCCAAGCACTTTGCAGAG ACAACCCTTGAATTTGGTAGAACGAGAGAACAGTCGACCTCCAAGTTACCGGTCACGAACTAGTACAGGTAGACCGTTGTGGACAAGTTCGGATATTTTGGAATCTCGGCAAAATGGTAGCGGTGCCATACAAGCAGAAACTAGTCACAGCCCCAAAGCGTCGTTAAGTTTAAGTTTCCTATCACACGAGTTTATGCACTCCTGTCATTCTCGCccaacagatttaactgtgtccAGTCAGATTGCACAAACTGTTACAACCTCTAGTGGTCAGGACAGGAGCTGTGCAAATCGCAGGAGTCTAGTGACACAAATGGGGTCTCAGATAAGCACAAACCAAACGGTGTGTAAGAGAAATGAGCAAAATATTCGAAAATCTATGGACGTTAACAGGGTTACCATAGTTCAAACTACTGACTCTTCTCAAGTGGTTACTCAAGATGCTGTGATTGTTTCTGTAAATGGATCGCATCTTGCGATATCTTGTGCTAATCACGGAGACGTACAGATCTTAACACATATATGA
- the LOC143255258 gene encoding uncharacterized protein LOC143255258 isoform X2, producing the protein MMYPEFQHRPPPPSYQASMQEYRLRLLLLDRQQGAAPSSSTVSPPPTYRSHPSTLQRQPLNLVERENSRPPSYRSRTSTGRPLWTSSDILESRQNGSGAIQAETSHSPKASLSLSFLSHEFMHSCHSRPTDLTVSSQIAQTVTTSSGQDRSCANRRSLVTQMGSQISTNQTVCKRNEQNIRKSMDVNRVTIVQTTDSSQVVTQDAVIVSVNGSHLAISCANHGDVQILTHI; encoded by the exons ATGATGTATCCAGAGTTTCAACATCGGCCCCCTCCCCCTTCTTATCAAGCTTCCATGCAAGAATATCGCCTAAGACTACTTCTACTAGACCGTCAACAAGGGGCAGCACCATCATCGTCCACAGTTTCACCACCTCCAACATATCGCTCACACCCAAGCACTTTGCAGAG ACAACCCTTGAATTTGGTAGAACGAGAGAACAGTCGACCTCCAAGTTACCGGTCACGAACTAGTACAGGTAGACCGTTGTGGACAAGTTCGGATATTTTGGAATCTCGGCAAAATGGTAGCGGTGCCATACAAGCAGAAACTAGTCACAGCCCCAAAGCGTCGTTAAGTTTAAGTTTCCTATCACACGAGTTTATGCACTCCTGTCATTCTCGCccaacagatttaactgtgtccAGTCAGATTGCACAAACTGTTACAACCTCTAGTGGTCAGGACAGGAGCTGTGCAAATCGCAGGAGTCTAGTGACACAAATGGGGTCTCAGATAAGCACAAACCAAACGGTGTGTAAGAGAAATGAGCAAAATATTCGAAAATCTATGGACGTTAACAGGGTTACCATAGTTCAAACTACTGACTCTTCTCAAGTGGTTACTCAAGATGCTGTGATTGTTTCTGTAAATGGATCGCATCTTGCGATATCTTGTGCTAATCACGGAGACGTACAGATCTTAACACATATATGA